The sequence below is a genomic window from Bombus pascuorum chromosome 15, iyBomPasc1.1, whole genome shotgun sequence.
CCATAgttgaaataatagaaatctGATGAAGGCTACTCGCGGCAGACATTCCAACATAATGGATGCTTTAAAGGTTCTGCTAGTAATATTAGGATCAAATGGCAAAGCTATATCGGATAAAAAGCTTAAAACATTTGGCAAGAAACGAGGCACCTCGCCTCGGCAGATTGTCTAAATTTTTATGACGATAAAAAGTGACGATAGAATTTGTGGAAGATAGACAACTTTGATGTAGGATGTCTTGACTTTGATGGATGATATTGAAATCAAAATGGCCGAATGATACCAACacagaaacgataaaaaatttaaaattatattaattacattactCGATAAGCCATTAGAAAACACTGTAAAACAGcaagaagaaataaagtatACCCGATAGAAATAAAgctactttatttttttttttaattaaaatcttcaaaCTAAATTCATTCGATTTCGTATTACCTGGCATTGGAGGGTTTCTTGTATAACATGGCCCAATTAGAATATTCGTAAATCGTGGAATAAGCAAAACTTATACGTACAAGTTTAGAAAGTAAACGTATACGAAGTACTGAATGCAGAAATAGTGCTGTGCCTGAATATTAATGCGAATAACTGCGGTATATTCGCTTGTTCCTTCAAGAGCATGATATATCTGCGGGAGAAGAGGGAACAGTTTTCAAGAGATTTCACGGTGAGTGTAAATAAGGTATCAAAGATGCTTCGAATGTTTCGCGTCCGGGCAATTATTGCTATTAAAGGAAGAAGTACGGGCTTGCTACTTTCGACCACGAAATTCGTTCTAATTTAATATCCCTGGCCGATAAATCATTCGGAGGTTTCTAATTTGGTAGGAGGCCCTTTGGCCCAAGCCAGAATTGGCCCTTTGTCGGAGCACCGACCGAAGTGCGAAGAATCCCATTAAACGCCATAAAGAAAgaattccttttttctttccctccTCTGCCGTACCGCTCCACGACTTTCCCCTTCGATAGTTCTGCTATGGTTATTCCCATATTAATTATCTCGCGCCTCGATCGTCCATTGCAAAAACAATCTAACCATCCTTACAGTCTTtgctttcttaattttatttctttccatttACTTTTCGtccattttgtatttttagtttCTGACATTGGATTTGATTTTCCGTTTGATTATGCAGGATTGAAAGGAAGTTTGTCGAGAAAGTAATATTTGTCTTCTAGGAACGTAAGGTAGTGGAGGTAATTgtgtagtatatataatagaattatattcgtGTGTTCGAGagattttcaaaaaatgaacaatattttccagatatatatacaataatttatttaaccaCGAAGCAATGTTTACATTTACGAGCATCTTCGTGAAAGTACGATCGAgtacattaattatattacgcCTGTAGATCATTTACGAGTACGTTCGCACAATGGATGAACTTCCTTTCAATGGATTCGCACGTGATCCCGTTAAACGAAATTTACGTACCATAAGTCTATAAATAACCTCTGTTCTTAACAAAGAACAATCGAAACCTCTGCTTTAATTtaagaatagaagaaaaaagaacagtcTATGTTACTCATAGTTACAATTTAAAGGAATATTCCttatacatatagtatatacatatatacctgATCTTCACTCTGCgctattaattagaattattaattaaacttcAATAACAAAGACAAgaagcaaaattttatttgcaataacgcttgataaaaattaaacgggAAAACTACTGGCAGCTACTTACATATCGCGTTAAAGTGCAAGAGaaacgtgtaaaataaaattttctcgcaattaaatttttctcgaaattacataaattgaaacgaaataagtatataaatggaaaacgtataaaatttgttttaatcgTAAAACCTCCATTGAactaatgaaaaattgttttgcatcattttgaaacgaaaattatttcctttgttTCGGAAGAAGCGAACGTGCTGACTTGTTTATTTCAAGAgcacgaatatatttttgaaactacATTTTCGATTAAGGCAATTACTTTTAGTATTGATTctaattcgattaatttcccCTTCGAATATAATTCAcctttttgaatttttaatatatcaaagTTCAaactttttgtattaatttttgttctcattttttaagTACATATAATGGGGTTATGTTTGGTCAAAGCAGTTTTTGAAGATACACTACCACGTAAtcttttagtttttaatttcgGATCGTATGTATAAAAGAATCcgttaattaaaactaaaGCGGTAATTGTAGTggatgaaaaacaaaatatttaatgcttaATGAAACACTCATCACTGATGTAgtacagtggctacaaaaaatattgatacatcgtatttattaattaataaatagcaGTTACATACTGGCAGAttagatacaaatatattaaacttcAAGTCGTATGAATCGATTTTCATACGATTGCAGAAATATGATGTAGAACTTGGTAGAAGAAGCGTTTATTATCGATACTTCCTGTAGCCATTGTAGCTTTTCCAATTTCGTTCATATATTCGTTCGTATAATTACATAAAGAATACCACatcgaacgaaagaagatTTACTGGAATGTTACATACCCAGAATTCCTTGTGGTCCAGAAGCCGTGCAacacaaaattcttttcgaatCATCCAAACACATACGTAAAACTCACTAATAAAACTTTTACCTATCTTTCGGATATCGAAGAGGAAACGCCTTATCCACATCTTCGGAGGATCTTATGTTAGGTTAACTAGGCCCGCAATTATGCGTAATGGACGATAGAGCGGACGATAAAGTCAGATTTACACGTCACGAACGAGCACGAACTAACGTGAATGACAAAACACAACaactttgttaaaaaaaatacgtaatattgaCAAATACGTAACATTGACAAATTCGTAACACCATGCCGTTAAACTTCCTCGCGCTAACTAAACTTGCTTTAATATCGATTATCGATATTCCTTTTTCTCTGATCTGAAGTGCAATATAATGCGCAAAAGACGTCCTAAAAAATTATCTTGCGCATCACGCAATAGTTCACTTAGAAGCTTTTCCAGCATTCGTTTTATTCAATGCGTACACGTataataacgtaattatactttttgcatatcaaaaattattcattcgtGTCGGTGTAGTATGAATAAAATACTTGAATCTTCAGTTAACACAGTTTTTCGTTGCTGGTGATAGTGAGAAATCAAAGTGCGAGATCAAATGTTAGTGAATAGAGAGGAATCGAAGATGAgttacgttcgtaagtaataaatttgtttgcgTTTATAGGCTGCTACGAAAATATTGTCACACTTAATAACAAAGCTATTcttattaaagtaaaattctaCCAAATCTATTCGTAAAGTTACTGTATTGTGTACCAAGAAGGATGATGAAATACTTTAGTCTTGTCATTGTGTGTGAACGACTAtgcacacatacatacataagtTACTGTAATCGCCAAACACAATACAaagatacaatttattttaataaaaatgtattttattaataatatttgtattaatattgatcaattggtattaatatttttattaacatattttaataaaatatctcttttatgAAGTATTCAAAGCTTTCGTGAATGACTGTATTTAGTACTTACATATCCTTCGTTTGTGTCCATTTGTATTCATTCGTATTCAACTATACTTCGTTCGTGTTCGTTCGTCAGGTGCAGAACCGACTTTAGAAGCTACGAATATAAGAGCTACAAAGTTGCCAATTCTCACGCGTTCAATGTTCCTCCTTCGGCCATATTGAAGAACACTTCCGTTGTTCGAAGGTATGTGGTTTTCAAAATATGAGGTTTGATCAAATAATACTAAGAACATTgtttcttttcaaaatttaatattgatatatatatatgtatcttatCAATGTTAAATTATAGCAGAGACGTAATTGAGTAgcattattatttgttaagttattcaaaaattaattatgacttcgattattttagatttttaaatacagtTAATTTGTGAATAATTGTTCGAAAACTTGCGTCTATCGAAACTTGCCAAAACTTCATTTATTGGAACAGAATTTTATTCATCCCGATTTTATGTTTAGTAAATATTagtctaataaatatttcttgtactCTAATTTCACTCGAATTCTTAATATTGTTTGATCAGTTCTCGTGTGATACACATATCTAGCCCTAAGGAATTTTTACTTTCTcggttattttaaattattcgcaAGAACCGAGAACCTGTAATTACACGCTTAATTATCGTTATGTATTAAGTATTTTGAAGTATCCGTCAGGTATAATAGTTCCTCGTACTCGAGTACTTCcctaattttaatactttcacTCGAGCATCTCTAGTTATTGTTTATTCTTAACATTGGTATACTTCTCAATGTTTTTCTAAATAGTACGACATTTCGTGTTACATTAGAacacatttcttcttttattctttaaatcgTATTTTGTGTTCCTGTGAAACACCTTATTGTACGTTTCAACTTGCTactttaatattatctttttttcttattcttttttaaatgccTTCGAGAACTTCGCAGGtcaatgtacatacatatttcattaattaatggttttctttccttccttgtGCTTATATAAGATTCCTCGTTgtaaaacgaatacaaaatgTTAGAATGATATACAGGCAAATGTCCATGTCGTTGCTTGTTAAATGCAAATACGTTGTTAaacgttaaatatattattatgctcgatttatcgttatttataaggtgttcgaaaattatttgacaGATTATGCTCatttttgtcaaattattattgcgataaatttccttaattcactaattttttgtttcatatattcttCCCTTAATTATTagtcttcttttctttacatGATAAGGTTAAAattaggaaaaagaagaatagaaaagagtaagagaaattttgaaacctagaaaaaatataacgtttgtattttttttattctcaaattcctttttacttattttattccttAAATGATATAGTGGAATGTTATTACATAAgccaaaaaaatatattttcactgCACATGACGCAGTTACACGCAGGATCCAACCTGTAAACAAAACTACTACGTAGTTCAATAAtcacttatttttattatttaatttgttaaataattatcgaacACCATATTGCATTCCTTTGTGTTATCACTAattgattttatcattttcgttaaattacgtttaataTTGATACGTTCACTTCCATTAtctcttcaaatatttttcactccAAGAAACTTTTAAGTTCcattgaaaaggaaaagaaaagactaTTGGTAGTGCATTGATAAAACGAGTCACTGAtctaaacattaatttttaaacatttaaatgcGTCACATTgacataattttgttttacagatatatttgaatttgatatattttttgagTCTGGAaatctgataaaaatattattatttgaaacagTCACAtgaatctaaaataaatttagataatttactttcaattaataaggaaaacagatttgaaaaatgaatttcaaacTTCTTTTATAGAATTTCTCGTCACTCAAGCATTAAcgcaatttcatttgaatatttaaattgagaCTCTTATCTTCTCatggaaataaattacgtCATCTACTGTAGTTTCCAATTTCGAAGAGTGTTTTAAAAATCGTTAAATAGCGACCAATATCTATACGAGtttattgtacatttataactttcaaaattttcacatATTTCTTTAGAAAGTAACCTCTTACTTTGCCTATTCAATTAGTTTATCCATTGTTTCTAATTAACCAgtcgaatattaataatccaTAACAAGAATTTAGATAAGTTACATAGATTAAGAatcatttcaaaaatttttacTAACGTGCATataaacgtttaattttaataaaatacctCATTAGTCTGATCGCTAGGACGATTTTGCTCAAACGACGCGTAAAGCACTTCTAGTTAATTAAAAAGCACAAATAATACCAGTTCCACAATTCTGCTACATTCAGATATTTATCTTCACTTTTAAGCGTCACTCGAACCACGCTAACTCACTTGCTCGATTTCAGACTTAAAGTCGTTCCACGCAAGAACTGTAGCACcaataattttcgaaaaaatgaatacataacacaattaataaattaatttccactTCAAAATCAACTATGTctgtttcaaacaaaattgaCGCGAGAACGTTGGgaattttctaaaagaaacAAGAGGGGAAAGAACACAaagtaatattacaattttttaacgaaattttcgaGCTTAACACCACCAGAAGCCTTTTCTTCCCAAACTTCCTCGCAAAAACACGGGAAAACCCAGGAACAGGATGAACGATTCGCCAGTCATAGTCACCAGAATGACCACTAGCGTCGCCAAGTGGCGATCGTCGCGCTACTAGGGTCCCCGTTTGAATCATCCAATAGATGCACGTTGATCTAGTAAATTCAAGTAGCCGTCTCGTACGGAACCTTGTTAGCAGTGAGACCAAACGAAAAACCCGCATAAAGCGGCCTGGGAACCAGAAGATGACCGGAAGACCTCTTCTCGTCTTCCGAATTACTAGAAATCTGTTCATCGTCGGGCGCAATGATATTTTCGATGGTGAAcggtttcttcttcttcttctgttcgGGCTGGATGCTCGTCTGACTGGAGATACCAGCCTCTAACACGGGACAACGAACTTTACTGTCGGTGGTGTCGACAGTGGAGCCTCTCGTGGTCTCCAGGAAGACCCTCGAGTCAGTCTTTTCGGGAACACTGGTCTCCGTGGTTCCAGCGCAGATCTGCCTGCTCTCTGGAATGTCTGTCTGAAAGTAGGACAGCTGAGAGACGTACGGAGACACCTGGAACCCGGGGAAGCTCCAGCTTCCGGTTTGCAACAAATTGTTCTCATAACCACGGAGGATCTCGTCGGTCCCAGCGAGTCTCTGTCGAACTTCTGGCGACAGAAGGTAATAGCTGGAGCTGGTCTCCGGTGTCGTAAAGCCTGGAGAACTGTTGCCACCGGATGCCATCGTTAGACGACGTTCTTGCAGCTCCCAGCGGAGCAAATCGTCGCGAAGACGATGCAGATTGGCAACGGTCAAGCTGCTGGTTTGTGCGTTCGGGTTTATCGATAGTACAGGCGAGGATTCGGAGTGAGGAGGTGGCATGGCGGACGCCAGGGCTTGGAGCTCGGATTTTAGCAGCTCTTTGTCGGGCTTGTGCAGCTTGAAACGCTTCCTACGGCGAAGGAGGGACCCGTTCTCGAACATGGACAGCGCTGCCGGGTGCAGAGCCCAGTACGCGCCCTTGCCAGGTCGATGGGGTCCCCGTGGCACCTGCAACCAGAAGTTTCCGGGATACAGAGAATTGTTTGAAGATGTTTTACGAATTTTTTCCTCAAATAAAAAGGAACCTCGGTCAttgttaacaaattattatcaagAATTTTCTCACGACCCGACAATATCCAATTATATACAAAGAACGTGGCAACACACAAGCAATTACCATTTAATTCCCCTATtaagaaattcatttattaaaattaaatggttaacgagttttaaataaaatatgaacatGCCATGTATTAAGATACTATGGATTTTATTAATAGCAAACAACTTGCTATCTCACAGTGTGTTCTCTCGTTATTCATACATGATTCAAGTCATGCTAACATTACCTATTTGAGATTATGTTTATTCAAAGAGCAGAAGAGTTTTTGCTGATTATGCGGAATATTTCTGCGGCCTTGAAATACGTTATGTCAAGGTTAACATTCTGTCTCGTAACATCTCTTTcccatataatggcaaaagtATAAATGACAAAAGTGGGCATTAAATACCATTTaccaaattaattaaaataagtttgttaaaaaataagaggCAAATCAAGTATGATGCACGAGGATTTGTATCGCATCACGACGCTGAATTACCACATTTTTCACTAggcgtgtaatgttatataaacaAGAAATAGCGTATAATGCAGATTTCTATTCGCTGGTGTAACTCGTTAGAGGCGAGCTTACCGTGTACATGCGGCtatttaattaacataaatGCATATATGTAGAACGTTTCGTATCTATCTGGAGGAAACAATATTTCACGCGCAGGTACGCGCAATATGTATGTTTGCACTCTGTTGCAAATTAACAAACGCATGAAAATTAATACCTTCTTGTGAATACTAATCAGAACTACTTGCTTTAATGAAACCGAGAAAGAAACGTACTGAGTAAATGAAGAGAGTATGGAGGAAAACCATTTTATAACACGTTCTGTTTATGATAACTGGCAAATCTAACCTATCAAACCATAATGATCATAATATTCAAACTGTCTCGACAAAACAGCATTTAAGATTTGGTATATACCTAGTGATCAAAAACGGAATATGTTCAGTTTTGTTGAAGTAATcgccacttctgagaaaactttACAtttggtcttcggtttctcaagcgctaaggtcatcgatagtgcgtagacaaaagaatgcgtcgatgacagaccataagcgctacacgtgcgacgttggtttcggcggttgtttagtctcagggtaacattgctagcgagaggatctggatcagcttacattgtatttaaCATTTTGTACTTAACAAGTTTGTATTGGAACACAGCACGAAGAGAAATGACGAATATTTTGTGATAAATATCATTGTCTTTTATGATGACCAAACTTCATTTTATGAACAATACAGttaaatcgatcgaacgttGTCTCTTCTTTAGtggatgaaaatattaattttctcgtcAATGCTATTTTATGACACTCCCTGTTTTTCCCCTTGTCGCTCAGATGTATAGAGCATACCAAAGTTTACGACAGCcagtataatttaatttcgtctagttaatttaatttcaatttatacacGGAAAAAACACATTATTACATCGCTTAATCACAAGTTGTgatttaattatgaattaagGCGAGGTTTGGTACAAAAAGTTACTTGCTCAGCAACTTTGAGAAAATACAGGATATGCCACTTTTTCCGCCAAACTGTATCGATAGCATTCTCTaagagaaaattagaaaagaaatattacataaccATAAACACTCaacgatttttatttcgtacgaTACCTGTTTTTACGAGATTCCGGTAgaaatatctatttttcataatttcaggATTTTTAGTTCAGATGCTACATTCAAGTCGATACCATACACAATCTAAGAGTATATATCGTCACCCTAACTGAAAAGACAGTAATCGAACAATCTACATACGTCTGGTTGGTATTAAGAATGCAAATTCACGATAATATAATGAGAATTCTACTTAGAAGGCAACAAACGTTCGATTGCTTCTAAGTCCTCGCTCCATACGATGATAACTTGGCAAATTTTGAACTCAGCTTCTTCTGTTTACCAATTACTGAACACAGTACAGTTAAGAGCTATTGAGTTGGTAACCaagtgattgcagattttgtcgATAGGTGGCATTGACAAAATCCTCAATCACATAgctgccaacccaatagagcGACAATACGTGTCGACTCGAGTGCGCATCGTGTTAAATGCTTCATTGAACAGTTCAGCTCTAGCGTGGTACCTGGACTGCGAAATATTCGACTAGAATAACACTTCCTAGGGGTTTTTGAGGTCGCTGGAGCCAAAAATGAGAGTCGTGTTTACGGAAATGAggcaaataattttcaatagaaGATTGTAACCAACCTGAGGATGCGCCATTAGGTTagtattatgttttattttccatgAGGAGGTTAGAACGTGATCATACAGACACCGCTAAAAGCATTTGCAAGCGTTGGCATTATGGCTGTGCCATCGTTTGCTTTGCCGCTTACCACTTACCGCTCTGTAGGATCACGGCCTTACGCGGATTTCTACAGGTAAGACGTTCGTCCAGAGAATTTTCAAACCGTAAAAAATGATTCTCGTTTTCTAAGACACGTCacataacaaattttacaatttcgatACTAtccaaaaataataacaaaaatacgaaatgacgtatttCTGATAGCTCGGACATAGACTTCGTTGTTCGAAATGTTGCACGCGATTTTGCGAAATTACCAACGCAGGACTGCCATCTTTTGCATTACGAATATCTGTTCAAAACGCTCTGAGATGCTTAGAGATAACAAATTTAGATGTCGACTAATTGACTAACAAACTGAGACGTATTCTAGTCGAAAGAACAATAGCAAGTAAGAATATGGTCTATGACGGCGATGTTTATAAGAAAATGTTGATGAATATTGGCCGTTCTCCACTAACGGTTACTCGAGGGTGGAGTTGGGAAAGCTTTTCCCGTGTTTTATCGCAATGAGCAATAACCCTAAGAAACCTCTCGacttttaaaatgtttgtaacaATGGACTGAAAAAAATgctaaattttatagattattatGGGCCTGAGTTGATATGTCTTGACAGTTGGTGGTCATCTTGATTGAGTGATGTTTTATGACAAGATTGCGAGTGTAACAGCTGTTATTATTGATTTTGTTTATCATCTGACCTTGTACtgattgcatttattttaagaataactAAAACATTTTGTCAAAATGACCGCCCACGGTAGGCAAGGCAGagtacaaatttttctcagaaaataaaagcaaactaaaagtaaataccgaaaaatatattgtatacatGTTTTAGGAAAATTCAAACATTATAAAGCGATATGATAGAGTTTAAATATGGTTAAATTTGTATGGAAGTTCAAGAGCGGTCAATTTGACCGCCACTGGTAGGTTTAGTCTTAACGTCACGAATCCTTTGCGTCAACTTCTGACCAGTATCAATATAACTTGCTGACGCAAGTAAGAACCCATATCTGATGATCTTCATGACCAAGGAATTGATTCTCCTCGACTTGTCCATCGCTGATAATCGTTTCACCACTGCTTCAGCAAATCAACGACCAAATAAACACCAGACTTTGTGGGAACGCCCTCTTACGCTATGTCGACGAAACTTTCAAGGGCATATACGCTTATATATCACTCTTTCTTAATTTTGCTTGCAAAATATGCTGGTAAAGTTTGTGAGGGAAAAActgggacaccctgtatatcgaAAAATGTAATCGCTAGGCTGCGCACGAAGAAGGTCGTATTTAATGTCTGAAGTCTATAGTAAGGACATTGATGTTGAAATTCTTCGATTTGAGTACAGTCTATAGAAGCACTGAATACTTTATGTGCAAATAGGAATTGACTTATTCTTCTACATTGCGATGATGTAAGTCCAAGATCAACAAGTTAATCAACAAGTTAATCAACAAGTTAATAAACAAGTTATGGACCCATAACCGTACGACATGTAGAAGGCAACTGTCTATCGCAGTATTTACCGGCTACACGCAGGAGTCTGTGGTGACGCCTCTCAAGCAAAGCAATACGAGTGGCGAGATACGGTGGCCAAATTATGAATCGATATTCCAATATGAGAAAccttaaaacgtttatttttcGAAGGAACTTTTAGAATTCAAttattaggttggcaactaagcgattgcgaagtttgtcattaggtggtaatacCAACCTAATAGATTCAATGCCCTGCAGCTGTAGAGTTAGACGTTCAGTATAAATGTTAAGTAGGTGGAAATAATAACAGCGAGATATTGAACTAAAGGAGGTGAGCTCGTGATCATTGAATTAAATCAGTAGACTAATatctatgtatttatgtaaatttgaaGTATGCAGAAATAAAGATTTGAAAGAATCTTATTGTAAACTGCTATTATTTGACGAGCAATCATAGACAATGGGAAGGaaacaatgaatttctatTGTATCAGCTGTATATCGTCTTACAGTGTGAGATAAACAAAAGTCTACCGTTTTTGCTCCTGTTCATCGAAATATTGAAAGAGCACTCGAATTTGGtgaatgtttcaaaatacTCGAGCTCGTCACTAGCAATGTCAGTTATGCTGATTGACAGCTGCATTCATTATGCTCACACCGCGTGAAGATTTATTTGATGACGCCACTATTCAATTTGTTTCGACATGCTTTTGCAAATAAAGAAACCGTAATATGTTCCGTCTAATTTACGTGTCTCTTATCGATGAACATCGACTATAAAAAAAGCAAGTGAAATATAATTGCCTCGCTATCTGTTACGTCGACATGTCCAGCGATGTTTCAACGAAGGAAAATGTTCGATGTTACACGTTAGGTTTTGCCAAAGAACCACTTCTGAATTTCTAGATTTTTAACAGGAAAATTAACAGGAAG
It includes:
- the LOC132914926 gene encoding forkhead box protein A2-A-like; amino-acid sequence: MPRPSRDTYGDQKPPYSYISLTAMAIWSSRDKMLPLAEIYKFIADRFPYYRKDTRRWQNSLRHNLSFNDCFIKVPRGPHRPGKGAYWALHPAALSMFENGSLLRRRKRFKLHKPDKELLKSELQALASAMPPPHSESSPVLSINPNAQTSSLTVANLHRLRDDLLRWELQERRLTMASGGNSSPGFTTPETSSSYYLLSPEVRQRLAGTDEILRGYENNLLQTGSWSFPGFQVSPYVSQLSYFQTDIPESRQICAGTTETSVPEKTDSRVFLETTRGSTVDTTDSKVRCPVLEAGISSQTSIQPEQKKKKKPFTIENIIAPDDEQISSNSEDEKRSSGHLLVPRPLYAGFSFGLTANKVPYETAT